The following nucleotide sequence is from Burkholderia gladioli.
TGGCATGCTCGCCGCCATCCCGACCATCGGCGCATCGGCGCCGCCTCCACGATGCGCATCCCCGAATCGCGACACGCCCTGGCTCCCGCCCTGTCGATGCTGCTGGCCGGCTGCCTTCTCGGCGCGGCCGTGCCGGCCTCGGCCGCCAAGCCGCTGCTGACGGTCAGGGTCGACGCGAGCACCACCGCCACCGTCACGCGCGCCGACGGCAATCACGTGCTGGTGCGCCTGTCGCCCGACAACACCACGCAGAAGCTGGAGGTCGGCGTCAGCGACGAGGATGGCAACACGCAATACGGCTCGGGCGACTACAACTTCGACGGCCACCAGGACCTGGCCTTCTCGGCCACGCTGGGGATGGTCAACGAGCGCTACCAGGTCTACCTGTTCGATGCAGCCAGCCGCCGTTTCGTGCCGCTCGGGCTCGCGCCCGGCAGCGACAAGCTCGGCAACTGCGGCGATCTCACCAACCTCGACGCGAAGCCGGCCGAGCACACGCTGTACAGCTCCTGCCGCAGCGGGCCGATCTGGTACACCGATGCCTATCGCTACCGCGCCGACGGCGTGCTCTATCTGTACCAGGCGAGCCGCGAGCTGCCGCAGGAGGTGCAGGACCTGGTGGACGGCAAGCCCGACGACGGCCCCGCCTCGCTGCTGGTGAGCCATGACGCGAGCGGCAAGGTGATCGGCCGCACGCCGCAGGCCTATGGCGGCGGCGAGGCGAGCATCACGGTGGCGGTGCCGAAGCTGGCGCTGCACGACGGCCCGCACGAGGGGCCGACGCGCCGCTACGTGGTGGCGGGCAACAAGCTCGCGCTGGTGGGCGCGAACGACGCGATGACCTGGCTGCAGGTGCGTTTCAGCAATCCGCGCGCGGGCGCGATCGTCGGCTGGATCAAGGTGAGCGAGGCAAGCGCGCCGGCCCAGGCCGCTGCCGCCAGCGGCACGACGCAGCCCTGAGGCGGGCCGCCGACCCGAGCGGCCCCTAGCGGGCCGCCGCGACGTGATAGGGCGTCGGCTGCCCCGCCGCCTGCCAGAGCGCGATCGCGCGTGCCACGCGCGCATCCACCTCGGCCAACGGCGCCGGCTGCGAATCGCCGTTCAGGAAATACCAGTGCCAGTTGCCGTCGGCATCGCGCACCGCCAGCGGCAGGATCGCCGAGCCGCGCATCAGCGGGCTGACCGCCTCGTGCAGATCCCTGAAGTTCGGCCGCGTGGTCTGGATCACCGTGATCTCGCCGTTCTCGAGATCGCGGCAGATCGCATCCACGTCCACCGGGTCCGCGTGGAAATCGATCTTCATCTTCATGGCAGCCCCACCCCGGATAGCCAAGGAGCTTTGTAGTCTAGTCGGCGATCGGCCGCCCACCAAGATCGATCAGGCAGCGCTCAGCGCGGCGCGCCGGCCGCCGCCGCCGTCAGCCCGCGAGGCGTTCGCGCAGCCGCGGTGCAACAAAATCGAGGAAGGCACGCAGCTTCAGCGGCATCGGCGCCTGCCCCTTGTGCACCAGGCTGACCGGCAGCGGCCGTGCCTCGAAACCGTCGAGCACCACTTCCAGCGCGCCCTCGCGCAGCGCCGTCTCGACCTGGTAGGACAGCACGCGGATCAGCCCGACCCCGAGCACGGCCGCATCGATCGCGGCCTCGGCCGTGTTCACCGCGAAACGCGAATGCACCGGCACCGTCAGCTCGCCCTTGCCTGCCTCGAACACCCAGGCGCGCCGCGAGGCCAGCACCTCGAAGCTGATGCAGGGGTGATTCGCCAGGTCGGCGGGTTCGGCCGGCGCGCCGTGCGCGGCCAGATAGGCCGGGCTCGCGCAGATCACGCGGCGCACGCTGCCCACGCGGACGGCCATCAGGCTGCTGTCGGGCAGCTCGCCGATCCGCAGCGCCACGTCGATCTGCTCCTCCATCAGGTGGGCGACGCGATCGGTCAGCACCAGGCGCACGT
It contains:
- a CDS encoding LysR family transcriptional regulator → MNRLESMSLLVAVVDAGSMSAAARRLDIPLATVSRKIAELEAYLNTRLLHRTTRQLSLTEAGESYVAGCRRILDDIAETERAATGEYAAPRGELIVTAPIVFGRLHIVPAVAAFLAHYPEIDVRLVLTDRVAHLMEEQIDVALRIGELPDSSLMAVRVGSVRRVICASPAYLAAHGAPAEPADLANHPCISFEVLASRRAWVFEAGKGELTVPVHSRFAVNTAEAAIDAAVLGVGLIRVLSYQVETALREGALEVVLDGFEARPLPVSLVHKGQAPMPLKLRAFLDFVAPRLRERLAG
- a CDS encoding XAC2610-related protein, with product MRIPESRHALAPALSMLLAGCLLGAAVPASAAKPLLTVRVDASTTATVTRADGNHVLVRLSPDNTTQKLEVGVSDEDGNTQYGSGDYNFDGHQDLAFSATLGMVNERYQVYLFDAASRRFVPLGLAPGSDKLGNCGDLTNLDAKPAEHTLYSSCRSGPIWYTDAYRYRADGVLYLYQASRELPQEVQDLVDGKPDDGPASLLVSHDASGKVIGRTPQAYGGGEASITVAVPKLALHDGPHEGPTRRYVVAGNKLALVGANDAMTWLQVRFSNPRAGAIVGWIKVSEASAPAQAAAASGTTQP